A region from the Homalodisca vitripennis isolate AUS2020 unplaced genomic scaffold, UT_GWSS_2.1 ScUCBcl_8292;HRSCAF=16342, whole genome shotgun sequence genome encodes:
- the LOC124374402 gene encoding pyridoxal kinase-like, protein MGDNGHMYLPKELLPIYRETIVPLADIITPNQFEVELLTGKPINQLADALAAVDWFHQLGVKTVAISSSQLGSGNHLLALASSIANGKKSQVTIEIPLLDATFTGTGDLFAALFLAWMAKSGGVLKEALEKTVSTLQAVLNRTLHVASQDSSKGGKFSREQLELRLIQSKQDIENPTVTLRAQNIS, encoded by the exons ATGGGAGACAACGGCCACATGTATTTACCAAAGGAGCTATTGCCAATATATCGTGAAACGATCGTGCCTCTGGCTGATATTATTACACCCAACCAGTTCGAAGTGGA GTTGTTGACCGGCAAACCCATCAATCAGCTGGCAGACGCATTGGCAGCTGTTGACTGGTTCCACCAGCTGGGAGTCAAAACCGTAGCAATCTCCTCCTCTCAGCTGGGTTCTGGCAATCACCTGCTAGCACTCGCCAGCTCTATAGCTA ATGGCAAGAAGAGTCAAGTGACCATAGAGATCCCACTTCTGGATGCCACATTCACAGGGACTGGAGATTTATTTGCTGCCTTGTTCCTGGCATGGATGGCGAAGTCTGGAGGAGTGTTGAAGGAGGCCTTGGAGAAGACTGTGTCCACTCTACAAGCTGTTCTTAACCGAACTCTCCACGTAGCTTCAC AAGACTCCAGTAAAGGAGGAAAGTTTTCTAGAGAGCAACTGGAACTTCGGCTAATACAAAGCAAACAGGACATAGAGAACCCGACAGTGACTCTCCGAGCTCAGAATATCAGCTAA